The Salmo trutta unplaced genomic scaffold, fSalTru1.1, whole genome shotgun sequence genome includes a region encoding these proteins:
- the LOC115182950 gene encoding beta-2-microglobulin-like, giving the protein MKTVLSVVAFCVVLVTINAKAPPPVAPPKVQVYSRNPGEHGKDNTLICHVSGFHPPDISIQLLKNGVEIPDAKQTDLAFEQGWQFHLTKSVGFTPASGEEYTCRVRHLKNLKTYTWEPDM; this is encoded by the exons ATGAAAACGGTTTTGTCCGTAGTTGCTTTCTGCGTCGTGTTGGTGACCATAAACGCAAAAG CTCCTCCCCCTGTAGCTCCCCCCAAGGTGCAGGTGTACAGCCGTAACCCAGGGGAACATGGGAAGGACAACACCCTGATCTGTCACGTGAGTGGCTTCCACCCCCCTGACATCAGCATCCAGCTCCTGAAGAACGGTGTGGAGATCCCCGACGCCAAGCAGACAGACCTGGCCTTCGAACAGGGGTGGCAGTTCCACCTCACCAAGAGTGTTGGATTCACACCAGCCAGCGGAGAGGAGTACACCTGCAGAGTCCGCCACCTGAAGAATCTGAAGAcctacacctggg AACCAGATATGTAA